One Falsarthrobacter nasiphocae DNA segment encodes these proteins:
- a CDS encoding DNA-directed RNA polymerase subunit alpha — MLIAQRPTLTEEVVSENRSRFTIEPLEPGFGYTLGNSLRRTLLSSIPGAAVTSIRLDGVLHEFSTVEGVKEDVTEIVLNIKNLSVSSEHDEPVVAYLRKQGPGVVTAADIAPPAGVEIHNPDLHIATLNDKGRFELEITIERGRGYVSAALNKSADQEIGRIPVDSIYSPVLKVTFRVEATRVEQRTDFDKLIVDVETKAAISPRDAIASAGSTLVELFSLARELNTAAEGIEIGPSPVDQSAQADLALPIEELELSVRSYNCLKREGIHSVGELVSRSEADLMDIRNFGAKSIDEVKDKLVELGLALKDSPPGFDLAARAQEIEEESVFSNNDELQ, encoded by the coding sequence GTGCTCATTGCACAGCGCCCCACGCTGACTGAAGAAGTCGTGTCAGAGAACCGTTCGCGGTTCACCATCGAGCCGCTCGAGCCCGGCTTCGGCTACACGCTCGGAAACTCCCTCCGCCGCACCCTGCTCTCCTCGATCCCGGGGGCCGCTGTCACGAGCATCCGCCTGGACGGCGTGCTCCACGAGTTCAGCACTGTCGAGGGTGTCAAGGAGGACGTCACCGAGATCGTCCTCAACATCAAGAACCTGTCGGTCTCGTCTGAGCACGACGAGCCCGTCGTCGCCTACCTGCGCAAGCAGGGCCCCGGCGTCGTCACGGCAGCGGACATCGCGCCGCCCGCCGGCGTCGAGATCCACAACCCGGACCTGCACATCGCGACCCTCAACGACAAGGGCCGCTTTGAGCTGGAGATCACCATCGAGCGCGGCCGCGGCTACGTCTCGGCGGCTCTCAACAAGTCCGCAGATCAGGAGATCGGCCGCATCCCGGTTGACTCGATCTACTCGCCCGTTCTCAAGGTGACGTTCCGCGTCGAGGCGACTCGCGTCGAGCAGCGGACCGACTTCGACAAGCTCATCGTCGACGTCGAGACCAAGGCCGCCATCTCCCCGCGGGACGCCATCGCCTCGGCGGGCTCCACCCTCGTGGAGCTGTTCAGCCTGGCTCGCGAGCTGAACACCGCCGCTGAGGGCATCGAGATCGGCCCGAGCCCCGTGGACCAGTCCGCGCAGGCAGACCTGGCGCTGCCCATCGAGGAGCTTGAGCTCTCGGTGCGCTCGTACAACTGCCTCAAGCGTGAGGGCATCCACTCGGTTGGCGAGCTTGTCTCCCGCTCCGAGGCAGACCTCATGGACATCCGCAACTTCGGTGCCAAGTCCATCGACGAGGTCAAGGACAAGCTCGTTGAGCTCGGCCTCGCCCTCAAGGACTCGCCTCCAGGGTTCGATCTCGCCGCTCGTGCGCAGGAGATCGAAGAGGAATCGGTCTTCAGCAACAACGACGAGCTCCAGTAG
- the rplQ gene encoding 50S ribosomal protein L17, which yields MPTPTKGPRLGGGPAHERLMLANLSAQLFEHKRITTTVTKAKRLRPVAERFITFAKRGDLAARRRVLRSISDKLVVRELFDEIAPAMAQREGGYTRITKIGNRAGDNAPMAVIELVLEPVSPKQAVVREASNATKAAAEKPAEQNAEQPAEATEAE from the coding sequence ATGCCTACGCCCACTAAGGGTCCCCGCCTCGGAGGCGGACCGGCGCACGAGCGTCTCATGCTCGCGAACCTTTCCGCCCAGCTCTTCGAGCACAAGCGCATCACGACGACCGTGACGAAGGCCAAGCGCCTTCGCCCCGTCGCCGAGCGCTTCATCACGTTCGCCAAGCGCGGCGACCTGGCGGCTCGCCGCCGCGTTCTCCGCTCGATCTCCGACAAGCTCGTCGTTCGCGAGCTCTTCGACGAGATCGCTCCGGCCATGGCGCAGCGCGAGGGCGGCTACACGCGCATCACGAAGATCGGCAACCGCGCGGGCGACAACGCCCCCATGGCGGTCATCGAGCTCGTTCTCGAGCCCGTGTCCCCGAAGCAGGCTGTGGTCCGCGAGGCGTCCAACGCCACGAAGGCTGCCGCTGAGAAGCCTGCCGAGCAGAACGCCGAGCAGCCGGCTGAGGCCACCGAGGCCGAGTAG
- the glmM gene encoding phosphoglucosamine mutase, with amino-acid sequence MTRLFGTDGVRGKANELITPELAMGLAQAAAVVLGREESKRERPVAVVARDPRISGEFISAAIEAGLAASGVDVYDAGVLPTPATAFLVADLDADFGVMISASHNPAPDNGIKFLARGGKKLSDELEDRIEAQLEQPAPRPTGGAVGQIRRFSDAEDRYVLHLLSTLPHRLDGLTVVLDCAHGAASGCSPEVFTDAGAKVIVIGAEPNGININEGYGSTHLEKLQAAVVEHGADLGIAHDGDADRCLAVDHEGTVVDGDQIMTILALALKEAGKLADDTLVATVMSNLGLKLALTEAGITVKQTAVGDRYVLEGMRDGGFNLGGEQSGHVIFADFATTGDGVLTGLQIAARVAQTGKSLKELSQLMTRLPQVLINVKDVDKARVSSNETVQSAVAAVEAELGETGRVLLRASGTEQLVRVMVEAPDADTAQAKADELADVVRRELAL; translated from the coding sequence ATGACTAGGTTATTTGGCACGGATGGCGTGCGAGGAAAAGCGAACGAGCTCATCACGCCAGAATTGGCGATGGGCCTGGCTCAGGCTGCTGCCGTGGTCCTGGGGCGGGAGGAGTCGAAGCGCGAGCGGCCCGTCGCCGTCGTCGCCCGCGACCCCCGCATCAGCGGCGAGTTCATCTCCGCCGCGATCGAGGCGGGACTCGCAGCGAGCGGCGTGGACGTCTACGACGCGGGCGTCCTTCCCACGCCGGCCACCGCCTTCCTCGTGGCGGACCTCGACGCGGACTTCGGCGTCATGATCTCTGCCTCGCACAACCCGGCCCCGGACAACGGCATCAAGTTCCTGGCCCGCGGCGGCAAGAAGCTCTCCGACGAGCTGGAGGACCGCATCGAGGCACAGCTTGAGCAGCCGGCCCCGCGTCCCACCGGCGGTGCCGTCGGTCAGATCCGCCGCTTCTCCGACGCCGAGGACCGCTACGTCCTCCACCTTCTCTCCACACTTCCGCACCGGCTCGACGGCCTGACCGTCGTCCTCGACTGCGCGCACGGGGCCGCAAGCGGCTGCTCGCCCGAGGTCTTCACGGACGCGGGCGCCAAGGTCATCGTCATCGGCGCAGAGCCCAACGGCATCAACATCAACGAGGGATACGGGTCCACCCACCTCGAGAAGCTTCAGGCGGCCGTCGTCGAGCACGGCGCGGACCTCGGCATTGCGCACGACGGCGACGCCGACCGCTGCCTTGCCGTGGACCACGAGGGCACGGTCGTGGACGGCGACCAGATCATGACGATCCTCGCTCTCGCGCTCAAAGAGGCGGGCAAGCTCGCCGACGACACGCTCGTCGCCACCGTCATGAGCAACCTTGGGCTCAAGCTCGCCCTCACGGAGGCGGGGATCACGGTCAAGCAGACGGCCGTCGGGGACCGCTACGTCCTTGAGGGCATGCGGGACGGCGGCTTCAACCTGGGCGGCGAGCAGTCCGGCCACGTCATCTTTGCGGATTTCGCGACGACGGGCGACGGCGTCCTCACCGGCCTGCAGATTGCCGCGCGCGTGGCCCAGACGGGCAAGAGCCTCAAGGAGCTCTCACAGCTCATGACGCGCCTGCCGCAGGTCCTCATCAACGTCAAGGACGTGGACAAGGCGCGCGTCTCCTCCAACGAGACCGTCCAGTCCGCTGTGGCGGCGGTGGAGGCCGAGCTCGGCGAGACGGGCCGCGTCCTCCTGCGGGCCTCCGGCACGGAGCAGCTCGTGCGAGTCATGGTCGAGGCCCCCGACGCGGACACGGCCCAGGCCAAAGCGGACGAGCTCGCCGACGTGGTCCGGCGCGAGCTGGCGCTCTGA
- the mscL gene encoding large conductance mechanosensitive channel protein MscL: protein MLKGFKDFIMKGNVVDLAVAVILGAAFSKVIDALVANVLMPLIARLFQSPNFDSFLAWGDVKVGVLLTAIINFLIVAAALYFVVVMPMNKMIERRNRKLGINPTEEEADPQVALLTEIRDALRTR, encoded by the coding sequence ATGCTTAAAGGATTCAAAGACTTCATCATGAAGGGCAACGTCGTCGACCTTGCCGTCGCCGTCATTCTTGGCGCCGCATTCAGCAAGGTCATCGACGCGCTTGTCGCGAACGTGCTCATGCCGCTCATCGCGCGCCTGTTCCAGTCCCCCAACTTCGACAGCTTCCTCGCATGGGGCGACGTCAAGGTTGGTGTGCTGCTCACCGCCATTATCAACTTCCTCATCGTCGCGGCGGCTCTGTACTTCGTCGTCGTCATGCCGATGAACAAGATGATCGAGCGCCGCAACCGCAAGCTCGGCATCAACCCGACCGAGGAAGAGGCAGACCCGCAGGTCGCTCTCCTCACGGAGATCCGCGACGCGCTTCGCACCCGCTGA
- the rplM gene encoding 50S ribosomal protein L13 has product MRTYTPKPGDADRQWHVIDATDVVLGRLATHTATLLRGKHKPTFAPHQDMGDFVIIINAEKVALTGSKLEQKRAYRHSGYPGGLSSMNYTEMLAKHPTRAVEKAVRGMLPKNKLNDVFMSKLKVYAGPTHPHAAQQPKAFEITQVAQ; this is encoded by the coding sequence GTGCGTACGTACACTCCGAAGCCCGGCGACGCAGACCGCCAGTGGCACGTCATCGACGCCACTGACGTCGTTCTCGGCCGTCTTGCCACCCACACCGCGACCCTGCTGCGCGGTAAGCACAAGCCGACCTTTGCTCCCCACCAGGACATGGGCGACTTCGTCATCATCATCAACGCCGAGAAGGTTGCCCTCACCGGCTCCAAGCTCGAGCAGAAGCGGGCCTACCGCCACTCGGGTTACCCGGGCGGCCTCTCGTCGATGAACTACACCGAGATGCTTGCCAAGCACCCGACTCGCGCCGTCGAGAAGGCTGTTCGCGGCATGCTCCCGAAGAACAAGCTCAACGACGTCTTCATGTCCAAGCTCAAGGTCTACGCGGGTCCCACGCACCCGCACGCTGCTCAGCAGCCCAAGGCCTTTGAGATCACCCAGGTCGCTCAGTAG
- the rpsM gene encoding 30S ribosomal protein S13, whose product MARLAGVDIPREKRVVIALTYIYGVGKTRAEQTLAETGISRDIRVKDLTDEQLVQLRDYIEGNFKVEGDLRREVSADIRRKVEIGSYEGLRHRRGLPVRGQRTKTNARTRKGPKRTVAGKKKAGR is encoded by the coding sequence ATGGCACGTCTGGCTGGCGTTGACATCCCGCGCGAGAAGCGGGTCGTCATTGCGCTTACTTACATCTACGGCGTGGGCAAGACCCGTGCAGAGCAGACGCTCGCGGAGACGGGCATTTCCCGCGACATCCGCGTGAAGGATCTGACGGACGAGCAGCTCGTTCAGCTCCGCGACTACATTGAGGGCAACTTCAAGGTCGAGGGCGACCTCCGCCGCGAGGTCTCCGCCGATATCCGCCGCAAGGTCGAGATCGGCTCCTACGAGGGCCTCCGCCACCGCCGCGGCCTTCCCGTGCGCGGCCAGCGCACCAAGACCAACGCTCGTACCCGCAAGGGCCCGAAGCGCACCGTCGCAGGCAAGAAGAAGGCCGGCCGCTGA
- a CDS encoding N-acetylglucosamine-6-phosphate deacetylase, which yields MNVLPLQDALRAQGTLEPPRSSAPRTSTEPPAARVLVHSGRPWTAGAPEWALVEEGVIVRSGVGSGWRDAAFRHDDGLAVLDAGGMTLTPAFVDNHVHGAAGCSFEDPDGHRAIAAEHARHGTAALTASLVAAPPASLEISAARIAAARAEIPSLAGIHFEGPCLSRLHKGAHAEHALIRPTRALAERLLEASAGALRQVTLAPELDEGLVVTRYLVSQGVRVAVGHTDADYDTARAAFDAGASILTHAFNAMRGLHHRAPGPIAAALDSSHVTVELIADGIHVHPPMARLLFASAPGRIALITDAMAATGRPDGHYLLGGLGVTVREGVARLDEGGAIAGSTLTMDRAVLNVMDWGVPAEEAVRAATVTPAAALGLDRVPGFEGAGLLVPGSPAPLLLG from the coding sequence GTGAACGTGCTCCCCCTTCAGGACGCCCTCCGCGCGCAGGGCACCCTTGAGCCGCCGCGTTCCAGCGCCCCACGCACCTCCACCGAGCCCCCCGCTGCGCGCGTCCTCGTGCACTCCGGGCGGCCGTGGACCGCGGGGGCTCCGGAGTGGGCGCTCGTGGAGGAGGGCGTGATCGTCCGCAGCGGCGTGGGCTCGGGCTGGCGGGATGCGGCCTTCCGGCACGACGACGGCCTTGCGGTGCTCGACGCCGGCGGGATGACCCTGACGCCGGCCTTCGTCGACAACCACGTGCACGGGGCGGCCGGCTGCTCATTCGAGGACCCGGACGGGCATCGGGCGATTGCGGCCGAGCACGCTCGTCACGGGACGGCCGCCCTCACGGCGTCACTCGTTGCAGCCCCTCCCGCCTCGCTTGAGATCTCAGCCGCGAGGATCGCCGCCGCGCGAGCCGAGATTCCCTCGCTCGCTGGCATCCACTTCGAGGGCCCCTGCCTCTCCCGGCTGCACAAGGGCGCGCACGCGGAGCACGCGCTGATCCGCCCCACTCGCGCCCTCGCGGAGCGGCTCCTGGAGGCCTCCGCCGGAGCACTCCGACAGGTCACACTGGCCCCCGAGCTCGACGAAGGGCTCGTCGTCACTCGATACCTCGTCTCGCAGGGGGTTCGTGTGGCGGTGGGCCACACCGACGCCGACTACGACACGGCGCGGGCCGCGTTCGACGCGGGGGCCAGTATTCTCACCCACGCCTTCAACGCCATGCGAGGGCTGCACCATCGCGCCCCGGGCCCCATCGCCGCGGCGCTCGACTCCTCCCACGTCACGGTGGAGCTCATCGCGGACGGGATCCACGTCCACCCGCCGATGGCTCGCCTGCTCTTCGCGTCGGCGCCCGGCCGGATCGCGCTCATCACCGACGCCATGGCGGCGACGGGGCGCCCCGACGGCCACTACCTGCTCGGAGGGCTCGGCGTCACCGTGCGGGAGGGGGTGGCCCGCCTCGACGAGGGCGGCGCCATCGCCGGCAGCACCCTCACCATGGACCGAGCTGTGCTCAACGTCATGGACTGGGGCGTTCCAGCGGAGGAGGCTGTACGGGCGGCGACCGTCACGCCTGCTGCCGCGCTCGGCCTGGATCGCGTTCCCGGTTTCGAGGGAGCTGGTCTTCTTGTCCCGGGGAGCCCCGCGCCCCTTCTCCTGGGCTGA
- the rpsI gene encoding 30S ribosomal protein S9 translates to MAQNTEELVENTEEQLTSYTSESPEQSASAAKRERGELTVGGGAVGRRKQAIARVRLVPGSGQWKINGRELADYFPNKLHQQDVNEPFKLLELDGAYDVLARIDGGGPSGQAGALRLGIARALNEIDRENNRPALKKAGYLTRDARVIERKKAGLKKARKAPQYSKR, encoded by the coding sequence GTGGCTCAGAACACTGAAGAGCTCGTAGAGAACACCGAAGAGCAGCTGACCAGCTACACGTCCGAGTCCCCGGAGCAGTCCGCCTCGGCAGCCAAGCGCGAGCGCGGCGAGCTGACGGTCGGCGGCGGGGCCGTTGGGCGCCGCAAGCAGGCTATCGCCCGCGTCCGCCTCGTGCCCGGCTCGGGCCAGTGGAAGATCAACGGCCGCGAGCTGGCTGACTACTTCCCGAACAAGCTGCACCAGCAGGATGTCAACGAGCCGTTCAAGCTCCTTGAGCTTGATGGCGCGTACGACGTCCTCGCCCGCATCGACGGCGGCGGCCCCTCCGGCCAGGCCGGCGCGCTTCGCCTGGGCATTGCCCGTGCCCTCAACGAGATCGACCGGGAGAACAACCGCCCGGCGCTCAAGAAGGCCGGCTACCTGACGCGCGACGCTCGCGTCATCGAGCGCAAGAAGGCAGGCCTCAAGAAGGCCCGCAAGGCTCCGCAGTACTCGAAGCGCTAA
- the truA gene encoding tRNA pseudouridine(38-40) synthase TruA — translation MIRIALTLGYDGTEFHGWARQPGLRTVQETLEDALEMIVRAPVRVVVAGRTDAGVHARHQVVHFDLTEEQAGRVIGRSPDGLEAALVRRLDGTLARVLGSLRGSVVVQRAAQAHPAFDARFSALDRTYSYRIADDRSAWDPVSRHTAWWVPERLDIDAMASAARLLAGVHDFASFCKPREGATTIRGVTSAAVGRGADGLVQVRITADAFCHHMIRMIVAALAVVGRGESGPERIAARLAGQWQGPVPAMAPPHGLVLEGISYPPDAELAARNAVTRALRTPDLGGSGGVR, via the coding sequence GTGATTCGGATCGCGCTCACGCTCGGCTACGACGGCACCGAGTTCCACGGCTGGGCCCGCCAGCCGGGCCTGCGCACCGTCCAGGAGACCCTGGAGGACGCTTTGGAGATGATCGTGCGCGCGCCCGTCCGCGTCGTGGTGGCCGGCCGCACGGATGCTGGTGTCCACGCGCGGCACCAGGTGGTCCACTTCGACCTCACGGAGGAGCAGGCCGGGCGCGTGATCGGACGTTCACCGGACGGTCTCGAGGCGGCTCTCGTGCGGCGGCTCGACGGGACCTTGGCGCGGGTCCTCGGGTCACTCCGCGGCTCCGTCGTCGTCCAGAGGGCAGCGCAGGCGCACCCGGCGTTTGACGCCCGCTTCTCGGCGCTGGACCGGACCTACTCCTACCGCATCGCCGACGACCGGAGCGCGTGGGACCCCGTCAGCCGGCACACGGCCTGGTGGGTGCCCGAGCGGCTCGACATTGACGCCATGGCCTCGGCTGCTCGCCTGCTCGCGGGCGTCCATGACTTCGCCTCCTTCTGCAAGCCGAGGGAAGGGGCGACGACGATCCGCGGCGTCACGTCGGCCGCCGTGGGGCGCGGTGCGGACGGCCTCGTCCAGGTGAGGATCACCGCGGACGCGTTCTGTCATCACATGATCAGGATGATCGTGGCGGCCCTCGCCGTCGTCGGCCGGGGGGAGAGCGGACCTGAGCGGATCGCGGCACGGCTCGCGGGGCAGTGGCAGGGGCCCGTGCCCGCCATGGCGCCGCCGCACGGTCTGGTTCTGGAGGGGATTTCCTACCCGCCGGACGCCGAGCTGGCGGCCCGCAATGCCGTCACGCGCGCCCTGCGGACGCCCGACTTGGGCGGAAGTGGGGGAGTGCGGTAA
- a CDS encoding carbohydrate ABC transporter permease has protein sequence MAAWLTFASFVLPNLALIVAFTYVPLVQNIGFSTLDWPFGSDSATRIGLGNYVEFFTSESGQDVWRRTAIFTAATVGGSMVLGLTLALLLNSKVRGQGFFRATVFAPYVLSGVGVGLVALFVFNPTYGLLAQVMRVLGFASPQWILNPDLSLLMVIIVYVWKNAGYCALVYLAGLQGINQDVLDAAALDGASPARGFFSITLPLLSPTTFFLLVTTLLNSLQAFDLLRTIKPSGDGVNTLIFESYIQVFGGPGRAGYSAAISVVLFVVLLVVTLAQLRFVEKKVHYS, from the coding sequence ATGGCCGCCTGGCTCACGTTCGCCTCGTTCGTCCTCCCGAACCTCGCGCTCATCGTCGCGTTCACGTATGTGCCGCTCGTGCAGAACATCGGCTTCTCCACGCTCGACTGGCCATTCGGCTCGGACTCAGCGACCCGGATCGGGCTCGGCAACTACGTCGAGTTCTTCACGAGCGAGTCCGGCCAGGACGTCTGGCGCCGCACCGCCATCTTCACCGCGGCCACCGTGGGCGGCTCCATGGTGCTCGGCCTCACCCTGGCCCTGCTGCTCAACTCAAAGGTGCGCGGCCAGGGCTTCTTCCGCGCCACCGTGTTCGCGCCCTACGTCCTCTCCGGCGTCGGTGTCGGCCTCGTGGCTCTCTTCGTCTTCAACCCGACGTATGGCCTCCTGGCGCAGGTCATGCGGGTCCTGGGCTTCGCGTCTCCCCAGTGGATCCTCAACCCGGACCTGTCGCTCCTCATGGTGATCATCGTCTACGTGTGGAAGAACGCGGGCTACTGCGCGCTCGTGTACCTCGCCGGGCTGCAGGGCATCAACCAGGACGTCCTCGACGCCGCGGCCCTCGACGGGGCCTCTCCCGCCCGGGGCTTCTTCTCCATCACGCTGCCGCTGCTCAGCCCCACGACGTTCTTCCTCCTCGTGACCACCCTGCTCAACTCGCTCCAGGCCTTCGACCTGCTGCGGACCATCAAGCCCTCCGGCGACGGGGTCAACACGCTCATCTTCGAGAGCTACATCCAGGTGTTCGGCGGCCCGGGCCGTGCGGGCTACTCGGCGGCGATCTCCGTGGTCCTCTTCGTCGTCCTCCTCGTCGTCACCCTCGCCCAGCTGCGCTTCGTCGAGAAGAAGGTGCACTACTCATGA
- the rpsK gene encoding 30S ribosomal protein S11, giving the protein MPPKTRAAVRKPRRKDKKNISMGQAHIKSTFNNTIVSITDTTGAVISSSSSGEVGFKGSRKSTPYAAQMAAESAAKKAQDHGVRKVDVFVKGPGSGRETAIRSLQATGLEIGTIQDVTPSAHNGCRPPKRRRG; this is encoded by the coding sequence ATGCCCCCGAAGACCCGCGCAGCGGTCCGCAAGCCGCGCCGCAAGGACAAGAAGAACATCTCGATGGGCCAGGCGCACATCAAGAGCACGTTCAACAACACGATCGTCTCGATCACGGACACCACCGGTGCCGTCATCTCCTCGTCCTCCTCGGGCGAGGTCGGCTTCAAGGGTTCGCGCAAGTCGACCCCGTACGCCGCTCAGATGGCCGCCGAGTCCGCAGCCAAGAAGGCTCAGGATCACGGCGTCCGCAAGGTCGACGTCTTCGTCAAGGGCCCGGGCTCGGGCCGCGAGACGGCGATCCGCTCCCTCCAGGCCACGGGCCTTGAGATCGGCACGATCCAGGACGTCACGCCGAGCGCTCACAACGGCTGCCGCCCGCCGAAGCGCCGCCGCGGCTAG
- the infA gene encoding translation initiation factor IF-1 — protein sequence MAKKDGVIETEGTVTEALPNAMFRVELSNGHIVLAHISGKMRQHYIRILPEDRVVVELSPYDLSRGRIVYRYK from the coding sequence ATGGCCAAGAAGGACGGCGTCATTGAGACCGAGGGCACGGTAACCGAGGCTCTCCCCAACGCGATGTTCCGCGTTGAACTGAGCAACGGGCACATCGTGCTGGCCCACATCTCAGGCAAGATGCGGCAGCACTACATCCGCATCCTCCCGGAGGACCGGGTCGTCGTGGAGCTCAGCCCCTACGACCTCAGCCGCGGCCGGATCGTCTACCGCTACAAGTAG
- a CDS encoding glucosamine-6-phosphate deaminase, which yields MEIIVEDSAEAAGETGSRAVIDALASRPDPVLGLATGSSPEHLYASLARASAEARFDPRRVTAFALDEYLGLDPAHPQSYRSVVDREVTRPLGLDPARVHVLDGGARNADAECRAYERAIQAAGGVDIQILGIGANGHIGFNEPGSSFQSRTRRQRLDERTRRDNARFFGGRIEDVPQECLTQGIGTIREARQIVLVASGAGKAEAVSAMIQGPVGEHCPATALRSHPSVLVLLDREAASQVR from the coding sequence ATGGAGATCATCGTCGAGGACAGCGCAGAGGCCGCCGGCGAGACGGGGTCCCGAGCGGTCATCGACGCCCTCGCGTCTCGCCCCGATCCCGTGCTGGGACTGGCCACGGGGTCAAGCCCTGAGCACCTGTACGCGAGCCTGGCCCGCGCGTCCGCCGAGGCCCGGTTCGACCCCCGCCGCGTCACGGCCTTCGCCCTCGACGAGTACCTTGGCCTCGATCCCGCGCACCCGCAGAGCTACAGGAGCGTGGTGGACCGGGAGGTCACACGACCGCTCGGGCTGGATCCCGCGCGCGTGCACGTCCTGGACGGTGGGGCGAGGAATGCCGACGCCGAGTGCCGTGCCTACGAGCGGGCCATCCAGGCCGCAGGGGGCGTCGACATCCAGATCCTGGGCATCGGGGCAAATGGGCATATTGGGTTCAATGAGCCGGGCTCCTCGTTCCAGAGCCGGACGCGCAGGCAGAGGCTCGACGAACGCACCCGGCGGGACAACGCGAGGTTCTTCGGCGGCCGAATCGAGGACGTCCCACAGGAGTGTCTCACTCAGGGGATCGGGACCATTCGGGAGGCGCGGCAGATTGTTCTCGTGGCCAGCGGTGCGGGCAAGGCCGAGGCTGTGTCCGCCATGATTCAGGGGCCCGTGGGGGAGCACTGCCCGGCCACGGCGCTTCGATCTCATCCGAGCGTCCTCGTCCTCCTGGACCGTGAGGCGGCCTCACAGGTGCGCTGA
- the coaA gene encoding type I pantothenate kinase, with the protein MTSESELLSSRAPGSQGFTPFVELSREDWARLSNDLEQPLDAADIAHLRGTGDRLDLREVAEVYLPLSRLLNLYVSGAEQLHRATSTFLKDDVERTPFVIGVAGSVAVGKSTTARVLRELLRRWPGTPNVELVTTDGFLYPNAELERRGLMQRKGFPESYDRRRLLRFVSEVKSGADEVRAPWYSHLTYDIVPEREVIVRRPDVLIVEGLNVLAPARLRSDGTQGLALSDFFDFSIYVDAPTASIERWYIERFMKLRSGAFSDPDSYFHRYATLSDEEAAATAKGIWTRINEPNLRENVIPTRGRAKLVLSKGPDHGIRRMLLRKT; encoded by the coding sequence GTGACCTCCGAATCCGAACTTCTCTCCTCCCGTGCCCCGGGCAGCCAGGGCTTCACTCCCTTCGTGGAGCTGAGCCGCGAGGACTGGGCGCGCCTCTCCAACGACCTGGAGCAGCCCCTCGACGCTGCTGATATCGCGCATCTGCGAGGAACGGGAGACCGCCTGGACCTTCGCGAGGTGGCCGAGGTGTATCTCCCGCTCTCCCGCCTCCTCAACCTGTACGTCTCGGGCGCCGAGCAGCTCCACCGCGCCACGAGCACCTTCCTCAAGGACGACGTCGAGCGCACGCCGTTCGTCATCGGCGTAGCGGGCTCCGTGGCGGTCGGGAAGTCGACGACGGCGCGCGTGCTGCGCGAGCTCCTCCGCCGCTGGCCGGGGACGCCGAACGTCGAGCTCGTGACCACGGACGGCTTCCTCTACCCGAACGCCGAACTGGAGCGCCGGGGCCTCATGCAGCGCAAGGGCTTCCCCGAGTCGTACGACCGACGCCGCCTGCTGCGGTTCGTCAGCGAGGTCAAGTCCGGCGCGGACGAGGTGCGCGCACCTTGGTACAGCCATTTGACGTATGACATTGTCCCTGAGCGCGAGGTGATCGTCCGGCGGCCTGACGTCCTCATCGTCGAGGGCCTCAACGTGCTGGCACCCGCGAGGCTGCGCAGCGACGGGACGCAGGGGCTCGCCCTGAGCGACTTCTTCGACTTCTCGATCTACGTCGATGCCCCGACGGCCTCAATTGAACGGTGGTACATCGAGCGGTTCATGAAGCTCCGCAGCGGCGCCTTCAGCGACCCTGACTCCTACTTCCACCGCTATGCGACCCTCTCGGACGAGGAGGCCGCAGCGACGGCCAAGGGCATCTGGACGCGGATCAACGAGCCCAACCTGCGAGAGAACGTCATTCCGACGCGCGGACGCGCAAAACTCGTCCTCTCCAAGGGGCCGGACCACGGCATCCGGCGAATGCTCCTCCGCAAAACCTAG